The genomic segment CACGAAATCCGCCCGCGCCCGCCGCGCCGCAACACAAGCCCGCACCTTCTCCTCGTCGGTCAGCAGCGCACACTCAATGATCACCTTGCAAATCGCGCGGCCGTCCACGCACGCATCGACGACCGCCTTGATATCGCGGAAGACCAGCTCGTCGTCGCCGCTCTTGAGCGCGCCGATGTTGATCACCATGTCGATCTCACGCGCCCCGTCACGAATCGCCCGCCGCGTCTCAAACGCTTTCACATCCGGCGTGTGCGCCCCCAGCGGAAAGCCAACAACGGTGCAGACCTTTACATCTGTGCCGCGCAGCATCGACGCGCACAGACTCACCCACGTCGGATTGATGCACACCGACGCGAAATGGTGAGCCGCCGCCTCACGGCAAAGCTGCTCCACCTGACTGCGCGTCGCCTCGGGCTTCAGCAAGGTATGATCAATAAACTTCGCCACGTCCTGCGCGATCGGGCCGCCGCCCAGGCCGAATGCGATCCGACCCGCCCCCATGTCGATCAAATTCCGCACCGCCGACGGATTCTTCTCCGCGCAGTGCCCATGACAATCGGCCCCGCAGCACGCACACGGCGCGCCAGCCGGCCAGTGCCCGCGCCCGGCCATCTCCGCGATTCGCTGTGCGATCCGGTCCAGGTCTTCGCTCGATAGATTCATGCCGCCGCTATCACCGCTCACGTTGCCGCTCCCGCCCCCAACGGTCCGTTGCTCCGATCCGGCTCCCTTGTCCGCAGAATGCCCGCCGCAAGGACACGTCGCTCCGCCGCCGCACTCGCACCCGCAAACTCCAGCAGCTCCCACAGCCGCCACGCCCCGTTCCAGCTCACCGATCATCGCCACGCGCTTCTTGTGCCGCTCCTCCGTGCACTCCGTCGTCAGAAATACATCGACGATCTGCTCCGCCAGCCCCGTGCCGATCAGCCGCGCGCCAAGCGTCAGCACGTTTGCATCATTATGCTCGCGGCTGTTCCGCGCGCTGGAGACATCGTAACACAGCGCCGCGCGGACCCCGCGAATCTTGTTCGCCGCCATCGACGAACCAATCCCCGCGCCATCAATCATGATCCCTCGCGCGCACGAACCGCTCGCCACCTGCCGCGCCACTTCGGCTGCGATCACCGGGTAATCCGCCGTCGCACCGTCGAACGTGCCGCAGTCCTGCACCGCCAACCCGCGGCCGCCCAGCCATTTAGCCAGATGGGTCTTTAGCTCGTAGCCGCCGTGATCCGATCCGATCGCGATCCGCATGGGTGTTCCAGTCGCCGAACACAGGTGCTCGGTGCCTCGACCGATCCAAAAATCCAATCGATTTCCCTAACGCTATCCGCGCGACCCATCTTATACTTGATAGTCGGGCGGCCCAAGTCACCTCACCCGCCGGCCCACGACGCGACGCCAGCAGGATTTATCATGCCGGAGTCAACGCCATCCGAGCCGCGCCTCTGCGTCTGCCACATCTTCGACGAAGAATGGGCCCATGCCTGCATTCATAGCCTGCGCTACCTCCTACTGGGGCTCGTCGACGCCGCCGTCGAAACGCTCCTCGTCATGCCCGCAGGCCGCACGCTTCCCACACCGCCGGCCGGTCCCATCGCGCTTTTGACCTGTGAGCAAGGCAACTGGCTCACGCGCCGCGCGCAGGCCCGGCGGATCGTCGCCCGAATCCGCGAGAAACTGGCAGCCATGAAATCCACCGGCCCGGTCATCGCGCACGGCTTCGGGCCGCGGTCTCTCCCCATTGCGGCCGAGATCATCGCCGGACGCGACGGCGCGGTCGTGCTGACGCTCGACGGCGCCGAATCTCATGCCTTGCCGCACCTGGGAATCAAACTCGAGCACCCGCCAACGATTCTCGCGCCGACGCCGCCCATCGCCCGAAGATTAAGCACGGTTCACGTCGCGCCCCGCGTCGAGATCGCGCCCCTCGGCGTCCCGGCCGCCGATCGCGTCGCCGCCTTTGACGACGAATCGGCCGAAATCGCCCTGATCTTCGCCGGTCGCCTGACCCCGGCGGCCCGGATCGACTTGCTCCTCCGCGCGCTGAAGCGCCTGCTTGCAACGCTGCCACACGCCATGCTTTTCCTCGCGGGCAAAGGTCCCGCCGAACCGGCCCTGCGACAGCTCGCCGACGCCCTCGGAATCGCCTCAAATGTCATCTTTGTCGGACGCGTCGAGCCGATTCGATCCGTCCTGCGATCCGCCGATGTCTTCTGCATCCCGCACTGGGACGGCCGATGGTGTGAAGAAGTCATCGAGGCCATGGCGGCGGGACTGGCCATCGTCGCACCGGAAAACGGACCCATCGAGTCGCTTCGCCACGGCCAATCTGCCCTCTTGTTCCCCGAGAGTGATGAGTTTCGACTGGCCGAATACCTGGAGCGAATGACGCAGGATCGCGCGACGGCCCGCCGGCTCGCGGCCGAAGCACAGAACGCCTGCCGGGCCGAGCATCAGGTCAGCCGGATGGTGCAACAACATCTCGCCGTGTACCGATCGCTGGCATCGCGCGGGAAGACGCTCAAGCTGGACACCAACCGATAACTCATTCCCGCAATCGCCGGACGTCGCCAAAGGGCAGTGCCGATTCGGACGTTCCACCCGTTCCGACGCAAACGGCGACGATTATCGAACCGTTGCGATCGCAAATCGTTGATTCGCTCCGCGCCGGCGGCATACAATCGACACGGGCGTCTTGAAGTCGCGTCGTGTTGACGTTTCGACGTGTTGACGTTTCCAAAGGGGGGAGACACATGCTGGGGATCCATCGCCTGCATCACTACACTTGTCTGGCTGTCCTCGCGCTCGGCGTGACGACCGCCGTCGGCTGCCACAAGCCCGAGAAGTGGTCGTACACCGGACCGCGCGTCTATCTCATCGAAGGCACGCCCGATGAGGAATCCGACGGCCTCGAATACGTCCGCAATCAGCTCGTCGCGCAGGAAATCAACGCAAAAATGTACACGCCCGACGACTGGCTCCGCATCGTCGTCGACATCGACGCCAAGCCCGATGAAGAAGTCATCCTCGTCGGCCACGGCCACGGCGCATTCCTGGCGACACAAGTCGTCCGCCACTACGCGCAGCACCACAAGACAAAGCACATCGAAGCCGTCTACACGCTCGATGCCTTCAACAAGGACTGGCCGCACAACGCACAGGAACGCGGCGACGCGGACGAGCATTGCAAGCCCATGCAGACGCCCATCGGCCACAACGCCCTGCGCGTCCGCAATTACAACCAGACCAATCCCGACTCCAAGCGCTGGGGCAGCGATCTCGTCTCCACGCGCGGCTCGAACATCGCCGAAGAGCATCCCTACTACTGGTACGACGATTACTGGGATCGCCGCGAAGTCACCGGCCAAACGCTGCGCGAAGAAGTCACCAGCCAGGGCGTGACCCACGAAACGATTGACAACGCCCCCAGATTGGTCCAACGTATC from the Planctomycetia bacterium genome contains:
- the deoC gene encoding deoxyribose-phosphate aldolase, with protein sequence MAQDVAKFIDHTLLKPEATRSQVEQLCREAAAHHFASVCINPTWVSLCASMLRGTDVKVCTVVGFPLGAHTPDVKAFETRRAIRDGAREIDMVINIGALKSGDDELVFRDIKAVVDACVDGRAICKVIIECALLTDEEKVRACVAARRARADFVKTSTGFSSGGATAADVALMAEAVRGTRMGVKAAGGIRSYEDLRAMVQAGATRIGASAGVAILKEARGETAAPASSASSSAKEKY
- a CDS encoding glycosyltransferase family 4 protein, translating into MPESTPSEPRLCVCHIFDEEWAHACIHSLRYLLLGLVDAAVETLLVMPAGRTLPTPPAGPIALLTCEQGNWLTRRAQARRIVARIREKLAAMKSTGPVIAHGFGPRSLPIAAEIIAGRDGAVVLTLDGAESHALPHLGIKLEHPPTILAPTPPIARRLSTVHVAPRVEIAPLGVPAADRVAAFDDESAEIALIFAGRLTPAARIDLLLRALKRLLATLPHAMLFLAGKGPAEPALRQLADALGIASNVIFVGRVEPIRSVLRSADVFCIPHWDGRWCEEVIEAMAAGLAIVAPENGPIESLRHGQSALLFPESDEFRLAEYLERMTQDRATARRLAAEAQNACRAEHQVSRMVQQHLAVYRSLASRGKTLKLDTNR